CCGGCAGGGCGCGGGCGAACAGGCCGGTCAGCCGCGGGTCGCATTCAACGACGACTTGTCCCGCTTGGCGGAGCAGATCGGGCAGCGCTGTGCCGAACAGGATCTCGTCGCCCAGCCCCTGCTCGCCCCAGACGAGGATGCGGCGGCCTGTCAGCGCCTCCCCCTGCCAATCCGGGATGGCGAGGCTTCGAGGCGTCGCGTCGCCAGTGGTGAAGCGGTGGGCGTAATCCTGCCAGCCGCCTGCAAGGTCGCCGTCAGCCAGCCGTAGCAGGCCGCGGTTCATCCGTGCCTCGGCTCGTCCGGGTGCCAGTCGCAGGGTGCGGTCCGCGAAGCGGGCTGCTGGCAGACGCTTGCCCCGCATCTGCAACGTATGGCCGTGGTTGACCAGCACGTCCGGCAGGTCGGGGGCGAGCGCCGTCGCACGCCGGTGGGCGTGCAGCGCGTCGTCCCAGCGCCCGAGACCCGCAAGTGCCATCCCAAGATTCGACCAGCCCTTGGCGGAAATGGGGACGATGCGGAGGGAGCGACGGCATTGGTGGACAGCTTCGGCGAAGCGGCCCTGCCCCTTCGATGCGGCACCGGCCGTCATCAATACGCCTGCAAGGCTGGGCGCCAGAGCCGCGGCGCGGGTGCAGGCGGCCTCCGCCTCGGCGAAGCGGCGGGTGGCGAGCAAGGCCGCGGCGAGGTTGCCCCAGCTCTCTGCCCGCATCGGCCATAGCCGGACGGCGCGGCGATGGATGGTCGCGGCCTCCGCCGCCGATGCATTTGCCTGGAGCGCGATGCCGAGATTGCCCCAGGCTTCGGGAAAGGCGGGGTTCAGCGTCACGGCGCGACGGTGCCAATGGATGGCGGCATCGATCCGGCTGAGCCGCAGCAGGGTGAGGCCACCGTTGGTCCAGGCGGCCGGGTGGGTTGGAATTGCGGCCACTGCTTCACGGTGCATGGCTTCCGCGTCCAGCAGGCGGCCTTGCCGGTGCAGAGCGACGGCCTGTGCCGCCAGCCCCTCGCCGTTCGGGAAACTCTCCCTCTTCCCCCGGGGGGAGAGGGTGTCCGTTGCGGGGACAGGGATTTCAAAGCGACCGCCATATCGGCCATTGTCGCTGACAGCGGCTCGCCGGGGCGGGGCTGGAACAGGCGCATCGACGGGTACCAGGGTCGTACCCCCGTCCCCAGCTGCGTCCAGTCGCGGGTGCCGAAGCGCCAGACCGGTGTGCCCAGCGCCCCGGCCAACTCCCCGACCGACATGGCGGGCGATATGACGAGGTCGAGCCCGGCGATCAGCGCGGCGACACCGTCGAAATCGTCCTTGCGGTCGAGGTCGTCCCAGCGGTGCAGGCGAATGCCGAAGCGCTGCTCCGCCTGCCGGATTTCTTCCTCCACCTCGCCATATTGCAGGGCCACCCAGTGGATGCCGGGCAGCGCGAACAGCGGTGCCCAGGTCTCCAGCGGCAGGTAGGCGGTGCTGCGCTCCGCCGTCATCATCTGGCTGCGCCAGCCGATGCCGATGCGCAGGCCCGGACCCAGCGCCGACAGCCGGTCGCGCCACCGCTCCACCAACTCGGCATCGGGCACCAGCCAGGACTGGCGCGGCGGGAATTCGGCCAGACGACGGCGTAGAACACGGGGCAAGGAGCCCATCGGCACATGGCGGTCGTAATCGGGGATCGCCATCGCCTCCCGTCCCTGCGCGTCCAGCGCCTCGGCCCGCACCCGCAGGCCGGGGAAGGAACGGGCGATCAGCGACACCAGACGGCGGTCGACCTCAAGGATCGTTGAAATGGCCCGGCCGGCCAATTCGGAGCAGAGGGCGGAGAACAGGATGGTATCGCCCACCCCCTGCTCCCCCCAGATCATCAGACGGCGACCGGTCAGATCCTCGCCGCGCCAAGGCTGGGCGCGGGGTTGGCGCCCCTGCCCGACCTGCCCCGATCCGAAACGCCACGCATAGCCGGGCCAGCCATGGTCGAGATCGCCGGCCTCAAGCCGCAGCAGGCCCTTGTTGAAATGGGAGAGCGACAGGTCCGGCCGCAGTGTCAGCGCCCGGTCATAGCAGCGCTCCGCCCCCCCGTTGTCGCCCAGCCGCTGGCGGGCCAGGCCAAGATTGCTCCAGGCCTCGCCATAGGCGGGGTCGAGCGCAAGGGCGCTGCGGTAGCAGTCGGACGCACCAGCGTAATCGTGCCGGCCCTGGCGCAGATGGCCCAAATTGTTGCGGGCCGGCGCCGCCAGCGGAGCGAGTCGGATGGCATGGCGCTGCGAGCATTCAGCTTCCACGAAGTGCTCGGCGCTGCGCAGCGCGTTGCCCAGATTGGTGTGGGTTTCAGGCAGGGTCGGGTCCAGTGCAAGCGCCACATGCCATGCTCTCCAGGCGTGGCCGGTGTGGCCGGCGGCATGGCGGGCGTTGCCCAGATTGTTCCACGCCCCGGCGAAGTCGGGGCGATGGCGGATGGCCTCGCGATGCAAGGCTTCGGCCTCGGCATAACGCCCCTGGGTGGTGCGGACGCTGCCGAGATTGTCCAGCGCATCGGCATGGTCGGGCTTGACGGCCGTGGCAGCATCAAAACAGGTTGCGGCATCATCGAGCTGTCCTAGAACTTTAAGACAGAGACCTAGGCCATTGAGGGAAAAAGAATCGTGTGGATCGAGGCGCAGGGCGTCGGCGTAGCGCTCCGCCGCTTCATCCGTGCGTCCGGCGGCCTGGAGCGCGGCGGCGAGTGCGGACAGGGCCGCCGGATCCGCGATGCCACCCCCCAATGTTGCCGCCATGTGCAGAGCGTGGGCAGCGTCTTCCATGCGGCCGAGTTGGCGCAGGCTGACTGCCCGGTTGGTCCAGGGGCGTGGATCGCCGGGCAGCAGATCCGCCGCACGGCTATGGGCAATCAAAGCCTCTTCCGTCCGGTCGAGCGCCTGCAGGGCCGCGCCAAGATTCAAATGCGCGTCGGCCAGAGTGGGCGACAGCCGGGCGGCCTCGGCATATTGATCTGCCGCCTCCGCCAGCT
The sequence above is a segment of the Azospirillum sp. TSH100 genome. Coding sequences within it:
- a CDS encoding tetratricopeptide repeat protein; this translates as MHREAVAAIPTHPAAWTNGGLTLLRLSRIDAAIHWHRRAVTLNPAFPEAWGNLGIALQANASAAEAATIHRRAVRLWPMRAESWGNLAAALLATRRFAEAEAACTRAAALAPSLAGVLMTAGAASKGQGRFAEAVHQCRRSLRIVPISAKGWSNLGMALAGLGRWDDALHAHRRATALAPDLPDVLVNHGHTLQMRGKRLPAARFADRTLRLAPGRAEARMNRGLLRLADGDLAGGWQDYAHRFTTGDATPRSLAIPDWQGEALTGRRILVWGEQGLGDEILFGTALPDLLRQAGQVVVECDPRLTGLFARALPGAEVRAPTPDPRDADCHAPMGNVAARLRPALRRFPATGPFLAPDPQREADWLERLAPLGVGLRVGICWRSSRMTADRAGAYSRIGQWAPVFAVPGVAFISLQYDGNEAEREEALRRFDTVLHHWPDLDQRNDLEGVAALMAGLDLVISAPTAVGELAAALGVPVWRIAATGDWSALGTAVRPWFPSMALIGQSGDQDGALAAVARRLSRLAEARRTTP